The following proteins are co-located in the Streptococcus downei MFe28 genome:
- the rsmI gene encoding 16S rRNA (cytidine(1402)-2'-O)-methyltransferase, which produces MQVQKSFKGEEGLGKLYLVPTPIGNLQDMTYRSVEILRTVDFICAEDTRNTGLLLKHFQISTKQISFHEHNAYEKIPDLLELLLAGKNLAQVSDAGFPSISDPGHDLVQAAIAQGISVIALPGASAGITALIASGLAPQPHIFYGFLPRKKGQQEDFFKKKVAYPETQIFYESPYRLVDTLSNMQTVYGDRQVVLVRELTKIYEEYQRGSISELLEHLTEKPAKGECLLIVQGANGQEESLAQLTDSEIKTLVEEAIAQGAKPNQAIKSVAKDQGLNRRVVYKIYHEL; this is translated from the coding sequence ATGCAGGTTCAAAAATCTTTTAAGGGGGAAGAAGGACTAGGAAAGCTCTATTTGGTACCCACCCCCATTGGCAACCTGCAGGATATGACCTATCGTTCGGTGGAAATCCTCAGGACTGTTGATTTTATCTGTGCTGAGGATACCAGAAATACTGGCCTCCTGCTCAAGCATTTCCAGATTTCCACTAAGCAGATTTCCTTTCATGAGCACAATGCCTATGAGAAGATTCCTGACCTCTTGGAATTGCTTCTGGCTGGAAAGAATCTGGCCCAGGTTTCAGATGCAGGTTTTCCCAGTATTTCCGACCCTGGCCACGATCTTGTTCAGGCGGCGATAGCTCAAGGTATTTCTGTCATTGCCCTGCCAGGAGCTTCGGCTGGCATTACGGCCTTGATTGCCAGTGGACTAGCACCTCAGCCCCATATCTTTTATGGTTTTTTACCACGCAAGAAGGGCCAGCAGGAGGATTTTTTTAAGAAGAAAGTGGCCTACCCAGAAACTCAAATTTTCTATGAGTCCCCCTATCGCTTGGTCGATACCCTAAGCAATATGCAGACGGTTTATGGCGACCGCCAGGTCGTCTTAGTTCGAGAACTGACCAAGATTTACGAGGAATATCAGCGGGGGTCTATTTCTGAATTGTTGGAGCATTTAACAGAAAAGCCTGCCAAAGGGGAATGCCTTCTGATAGTTCAAGGGGCTAATGGTCAAGAAGAGTCCCTAGCCCAGCTAACGGACTCTGAGATTAAGACTTTGGTAGAAGAAGCCATTGCCCAAGGAGCTAAGCCCAACCAGGCAATCAAAAGTGTCGCCAAGGACCAAGGACTTAATCGCCGGGTCGTCTATAAAATTTATCATGAGTTATAA
- a CDS encoding ammonium transporter has product MNPGSIAFIMLCSALVMLMSIGLAFFYGGLGRRKNVINTMMMAIIPLGLASLLWVLAGYSLSFSGKGILLGNLSQTFLHGLSESHSSRGLDIPDLLFAAFQMMFPAVTAAILTGAVAGRMRFKALLIFLAAWMFLVYYPFAHMVWGHGLLERWGTIDFAGGDVVHITSGVSGLVLAIVVGKRRDFKQMDYRPHNIPFVLLGAGLLWFGWFGFNAGSALAANASAVHALVTTHVCAAAGLISWISLDYYFAGKPSLVGASTGLVAGLVAITPGAGFVPVWSALLIGLLVSPVCYLAISIIKHKLEYDDALDAFGCHGIGGIFGGLATGLFTQPDLALDGHHFGLIYGNANLFLVMVAAILVTVIWSALVSFLLIRIIGHFMPIRVDERAEVIGLDDSEHEETAYPTFMGLDG; this is encoded by the coding sequence ATGAATCCTGGTAGTATAGCTTTTATCATGCTTTGTTCGGCCTTGGTCATGTTGATGTCCATTGGGCTGGCTTTCTTTTACGGGGGACTAGGTCGGAGAAAGAATGTCATTAATACTATGATGATGGCCATTATTCCACTTGGTTTGGCCTCCCTCCTTTGGGTGCTGGCGGGCTATTCCCTATCCTTTAGTGGTAAGGGAATTCTGCTTGGAAACCTCAGTCAGACTTTCTTACATGGTCTTTCTGAAAGTCACAGTAGTCGAGGCTTAGATATTCCAGATCTGCTCTTTGCAGCTTTTCAGATGATGTTTCCAGCAGTGACTGCAGCGATTTTAACAGGAGCCGTTGCTGGTCGGATGCGTTTTAAAGCCCTGCTGATTTTTTTAGCGGCCTGGATGTTCCTGGTCTACTATCCCTTTGCTCATATGGTTTGGGGCCATGGTCTTCTGGAGCGCTGGGGGACGATTGACTTTGCCGGTGGGGATGTTGTTCATATTACTTCAGGGGTTTCGGGTCTGGTTCTGGCCATTGTTGTCGGTAAACGAAGAGACTTCAAGCAGATGGATTATCGCCCCCACAATATTCCTTTCGTTCTACTGGGGGCAGGGCTTCTGTGGTTCGGTTGGTTCGGCTTTAATGCTGGATCGGCCCTGGCAGCTAATGCTTCGGCGGTCCATGCCCTAGTGACTACCCATGTTTGCGCAGCTGCTGGACTGATTTCTTGGATTAGTTTGGATTATTATTTTGCTGGCAAACCTTCCTTGGTTGGGGCATCGACAGGTTTGGTGGCTGGACTTGTTGCTATTACGCCGGGTGCTGGCTTTGTTCCTGTTTGGAGCGCCCTCCTCATTGGTCTTCTGGTCAGTCCAGTTTGCTATCTGGCCATTTCCATCATCAAGCATAAGTTGGAGTACGACGATGCCCTAGATGCCTTTGGTTGTCATGGGATTGGTGGTATTTTTGGCGGCCTTGCTACAGGGCTCTTTACCCAACCCGATCTTGCTCTAGATGGTCATCATTTTGGTTTGATTTATGGTAATGCTAATCTCTTTCTGGTGATGGTGGCGGCCATCTTGGTGACTGTTATTTGGTCAGCTCTAGTTAGCTTTTTGCTCATTCGAATAATCGGTCATTTTATGCCTATTCGTGTTGATGAGAGGGCTGAGGTTATTGGTCTTGATGATAGCGAGCATGAAGAAACGGCCTACCCAACCTTTATGGGCTTGGATGGCTAA
- a CDS encoding P-II family nitrogen regulator — MKKIEAIIRPDKLEDLKERLTSTGMAKGLTVSQVLGYGSQKGFSEIVRGQIITPTLLAKVKVEVVVKDEAVETIIDLICSAVETGEVGDGKIFVLPIEDVIRIRTKERGGDAI; from the coding sequence ATGAAAAAAATTGAAGCGATTATTCGTCCAGATAAGTTAGAAGATTTGAAGGAAAGGTTGACTTCAACGGGGATGGCCAAGGGGCTAACTGTCAGTCAGGTTCTTGGTTACGGTAGCCAGAAGGGCTTCTCTGAAATTGTTCGGGGGCAAATTATTACGCCGACCTTGTTGGCCAAGGTCAAGGTTGAGGTTGTAGTCAAGGATGAAGCGGTCGAAACCATTATCGATTTGATTTGCTCAGCTGTTGAAACGGGTGAGGTTGGGGATGGAAAAATTTTCGTCCTCCCCATTGAAGACGTGATTCGGATTCGCACCAAGGAGCGAGGTGGCGATGCTATCTAG
- the acnA gene encoding aconitate hydratase AcnA — translation MLENYKKSLETSKGNFDYFDIEAACRAQNVKVDALPYTIRILLESLLRKADGQDVTEADITNLSHYQASQPQGEVPFKPSRVILQDFTGVPVVVDLASMRDAVVKGGGNPDLINPEIPVDLVIDHSVQVDVFGKPSALDENIALEFTRNNERYEFLKWAENSFDNYRAVPPATGIIHQVNIEFLSPVIIEKDGQLYPDSMFGTDSHTTMINGLGVLGWGVGGIEAEAAMLGEASYFPVPEVIGVRLTGQLPKLATATDLALKVTKLLRQENVVGKFVEYFGPGLKSLSLAERATLANMAPEYGATCGYFPIDEETLNYMRLTNRPEDHIALAESYAKVNHLFYDENKQATYSKIVDIDLSTVQPAISGPKRPQDLIELSQAKQEFQASLVREVGVRGFGIAEEEIEKKATVHFADGDETIQTGHVAIAAITSCTNTSNPYVLLAAGLLAKKAVEKGLRVPRTVKTSLAPGSKVVTGYLKNSGLQAYLDQLGFNLVGYGCTTCIGNSGDLLPEVAEAIRQEDLLASAVLSGNRNFEGRINPLVKANFLASPPLVVAYALAGTTNIDLTREPLGLDENGRAVYLTDIMPSQEEVADYVSRYVTRDLFATEYRSVFSDSQSWNRIEVARGKNYAWNPASTYIQNPPYFDQLKEDLTIEPLKNLSVLAKFGDSVTTDHISPAGNIARTSPAAKYLQEQGVNYKDFNSYGSRRGNHQVMMRGTFANIRIKNDLADGKIGGWTKYQGQVLPIYDAAMNYQEKGIGSLIIAGKDYGMGSSRDWAAKGAGLLGVKAVLAESFERIHRSNLVMMGIMPLQFLEGENAASLGLTGYETYDIDLDDQVAVGQTVILRAHSDQGSKEFQARLRFDADADIRYYRYGGILPMVVKKKLEEA, via the coding sequence ATGCTTGAAAACTATAAGAAAAGCTTGGAAACGTCAAAAGGAAATTTTGACTATTTTGATATTGAAGCAGCTTGTCGAGCACAAAATGTTAAGGTTGACGCGCTTCCCTATACCATTCGTATTCTTTTGGAAAGTCTCCTTCGCAAGGCAGATGGTCAAGATGTGACTGAGGCTGATATTACCAATCTCAGCCATTACCAGGCCAGCCAGCCCCAAGGTGAAGTACCCTTTAAACCCAGTCGGGTCATCCTACAGGACTTCACTGGGGTTCCAGTCGTTGTTGACCTGGCTTCTATGCGGGATGCGGTGGTTAAAGGCGGGGGCAATCCCGATTTGATTAACCCGGAAATTCCGGTTGATTTGGTCATTGACCATAGCGTGCAGGTGGACGTTTTTGGCAAGCCCTCTGCCCTTGATGAGAATATTGCCCTCGAATTCACCCGCAATAATGAACGCTATGAGTTCCTCAAGTGGGCGGAAAATTCCTTTGACAATTATCGGGCGGTTCCACCTGCAACGGGAATTATTCACCAAGTTAATATTGAATTCCTCAGCCCGGTCATCATTGAAAAGGATGGCCAGCTTTACCCCGATTCCATGTTTGGAACCGATAGTCATACCACTATGATTAATGGTCTGGGCGTGCTCGGCTGGGGTGTCGGCGGTATCGAAGCTGAGGCTGCTATGTTAGGGGAAGCCTCTTATTTCCCAGTGCCAGAGGTCATCGGAGTTCGTTTGACAGGCCAGCTTCCCAAGCTGGCAACAGCAACCGACTTGGCCCTCAAGGTGACCAAGCTTTTGCGACAGGAAAATGTGGTTGGTAAATTTGTCGAATACTTTGGTCCAGGTCTCAAGTCCTTGAGCCTGGCTGAACGAGCTACTCTTGCCAATATGGCCCCTGAGTACGGAGCAACCTGTGGTTATTTCCCAATTGATGAGGAAACGCTCAATTATATGCGATTGACCAATCGCCCAGAAGATCATATCGCTCTGGCTGAAAGCTATGCCAAGGTCAATCATCTCTTTTACGATGAAAACAAGCAAGCCACCTATAGCAAGATTGTCGACATTGACCTAAGCACGGTTCAGCCGGCTATTTCGGGACCAAAACGGCCTCAGGATTTGATTGAGTTGTCCCAAGCCAAGCAAGAATTTCAGGCTAGCCTGGTCCGAGAAGTTGGCGTGCGGGGCTTTGGCATAGCAGAAGAAGAAATCGAGAAAAAGGCGACGGTCCATTTTGCGGATGGGGATGAAACCATCCAAACAGGGCATGTGGCTATCGCTGCCATTACTTCTTGCACCAATACCTCCAATCCCTATGTCCTATTGGCAGCAGGTCTCTTAGCCAAGAAGGCTGTTGAAAAGGGCTTGAGAGTTCCTAGGACCGTTAAAACCTCTCTGGCTCCGGGCTCCAAGGTCGTCACCGGCTACCTGAAAAATTCGGGGCTGCAGGCCTATCTGGATCAGCTAGGTTTCAACCTAGTTGGCTATGGTTGTACCACTTGTATCGGAAATTCTGGAGATCTCCTGCCTGAGGTGGCAGAGGCCATTCGTCAGGAGGACTTGTTGGCTTCGGCGGTTCTCTCAGGAAATCGTAACTTTGAAGGGCGAATCAACCCACTAGTCAAGGCTAATTTTTTGGCCAGTCCACCCCTGGTTGTGGCCTATGCCCTGGCAGGAACAACCAATATTGACTTGACCAGGGAGCCACTTGGCCTTGATGAAAATGGCAGAGCAGTCTATCTAACAGACATCATGCCAAGTCAAGAAGAGGTCGCTGACTATGTCAGTCGTTATGTCACCCGAGACCTCTTTGCCACAGAATACAGGTCTGTCTTTAGTGATAGTCAGTCTTGGAATCGCATTGAGGTGGCAAGGGGCAAGAATTACGCCTGGAATCCTGCCTCAACCTATATCCAAAATCCCCCTTATTTTGACCAGCTCAAGGAAGATTTGACCATTGAGCCTCTAAAAAATCTTTCAGTCTTGGCTAAGTTTGGTGACTCTGTCACCACCGACCATATTTCACCAGCGGGCAATATCGCTAGGACTAGCCCCGCTGCCAAATATCTGCAGGAACAAGGGGTAAATTACAAGGACTTCAACTCTTATGGCAGTCGTCGGGGTAACCACCAAGTCATGATGCGGGGGACCTTTGCCAATATCCGCATCAAAAATGACCTGGCAGATGGAAAGATTGGGGGCTGGACCAAGTATCAAGGTCAGGTTCTTCCCATCTATGATGCGGCCATGAATTATCAGGAAAAGGGTATCGGTAGTTTGATTATCGCTGGCAAGGACTATGGAATGGGCTCCAGTCGAGACTGGGCAGCAAAGGGGGCTGGACTTCTTGGTGTCAAGGCCGTTCTGGCAGAATCCTTCGAGCGGATTCATCGCTCCAACCTCGTCATGATGGGCATCATGCCCCTGCAATTTCTAGAAGGAGAAAATGCAGCAAGCCTAGGTCTAACGGGTTATGAGACCTATGATATTGACTTGGATGACCAAGTGGCTGTTGGCCAAACGGTAATCCTTAGGGCCCACTCTGACCAAGGCAGCAAGGAATTTCAGGCCCGCCTACGCTTCGATGCCGATGCCGATATTCGCTATTACCGCTACGGTGGCATCCTGCCGATGGTTGTCAAGAAAAAATTAGAAGAAGCCTAG
- a CDS encoding citrate synthase — MTDSMGMKNMIASNTRISAIEHDELSYAGYNISEFMDNNASFEEIIYLLWNLHLPTRVELSQFEKRLRAQYKISDAVEQCILIQSRPHLHPMSVLRSTVSLLGVYNVHAEEDDWEDIYDQSIQIMAKVPTIIASFARLRRGLTPIEPREDLSFAANFLYMLKGQEPRELEVQAFNKALILHADHEFNASTFAARVTASTLTDLYSCITTAIGTLKGKLHGGANERVFDMLMDIRRSGDTHGYLQAKLDSKEKIMGFGHRVYQKVDPRQKYLKEMAQALTQGTDDADLYQLSQEVESFIREKKGLIPNVDFYSATLYHALGIDSDIFTLIFAMSRMSGWIAHVQEQRKNNKLIRPRSNYVGLQNLTYIPINRR; from the coding sequence ATGACAGACAGTATGGGAATGAAAAATATGATAGCCAGTAATACGCGGATTTCCGCCATTGAGCACGATGAGCTCTCCTATGCTGGCTACAATATTTCCGAGTTTATGGACAATAATGCGAGTTTTGAAGAGATTATCTATCTCCTGTGGAACCTCCATCTCCCCACTCGAGTAGAGCTCTCGCAGTTTGAAAAACGCCTGCGAGCCCAATATAAAATTTCCGATGCGGTGGAGCAATGTATTCTAATCCAATCCCGCCCCCACCTTCATCCCATGAGTGTTCTGCGCTCGACGGTCTCTCTTTTGGGGGTTTACAATGTTCATGCGGAGGAAGATGATTGGGAGGACATCTATGACCAATCCATTCAGATTATGGCCAAGGTGCCAACCATCATTGCCAGTTTTGCTCGCCTGCGTCGGGGCCTAACGCCAATTGAACCTCGGGAAGATTTGTCCTTTGCGGCTAACTTTCTTTATATGTTAAAGGGGCAAGAGCCAAGGGAATTGGAAGTGCAGGCTTTTAACAAGGCCCTCATTCTCCATGCCGACCATGAGTTCAATGCCTCAACCTTTGCGGCTCGTGTGACAGCTTCGACCTTGACGGATCTCTACTCCTGTATCACTACGGCCATTGGGACCCTCAAGGGTAAGCTCCATGGCGGGGCCAACGAGCGAGTTTTTGACATGCTCATGGACATTCGCCGCTCAGGAGATACCCATGGCTATCTGCAAGCGAAATTAGATTCCAAGGAAAAAATTATGGGCTTTGGTCATCGGGTCTATCAGAAGGTTGACCCTAGGCAGAAGTACCTCAAGGAAATGGCCCAAGCCCTGACGCAAGGTACAGATGATGCCGACCTCTATCAACTCTCCCAAGAGGTAGAAAGCTTTATCCGTGAAAAGAAGGGCTTGATCCCAAATGTCGATTTCTACTCGGCAACCCTCTACCATGCTCTAGGAATTGATAGTGATATCTTTACCCTCATCTTTGCCATGAGTCGGATGTCAGGCTGGATTGCCCATGTTCAAGAGCAAAGGAAGAACAATAAGCTCATTCGCCCGCGCTCTAATTATGTCGGTCTCCAAAACTTGACCTATATCCCCATTAACAGGAGGTAG
- the icd gene encoding NADP-dependent isocitrate dehydrogenase, whose amino-acid sequence MSEKISLKNGRLQVPDVPIISYIEGDGVGQDIWPAVRRIVDVAVTKTYAGKRQIDWEEVLAGEKALEKTGQALPGQTLSAIKEGLIAIKGPLGTPVGQGRRSLNVALRQELDLFACVRPVRYFKGVPSPLKEPEKTNITIFRENTEDIYAGIEWEAGSPQVKKVIDFLQEEMAVQKIRFPETSAIGIKPISIQGSERLIRSAIDYALKKGLKRVTLVHKGNIQKFTEGGFCKWGYQLAQREYADALADGRLVINDIIADNFLQQILLHPENFQVVALTNLNGDYASDALAAQVGGIGISPGANINYQTGHAIFEATHGTAPDIAGQDKANPCSLLLSAVMMLDYLGWQEAGQRISSAIEACIGNKQVTADFASAMGVAPLSTSDFAQCLIDKL is encoded by the coding sequence ATGTCTGAAAAAATTAGCCTAAAAAATGGCCGACTGCAGGTCCCTGATGTTCCTATTATTTCCTATATTGAAGGAGATGGTGTTGGTCAGGATATTTGGCCGGCAGTCCGCCGGATTGTTGATGTCGCGGTAACTAAGACCTATGCTGGGAAGCGCCAGATTGACTGGGAGGAAGTTCTAGCTGGTGAAAAGGCCCTTGAAAAAACAGGTCAAGCCCTGCCAGGCCAGACCCTGTCTGCTATCAAGGAGGGCCTCATTGCCATCAAGGGCCCTCTTGGAACACCAGTCGGTCAGGGCAGGCGCTCCCTTAATGTAGCCCTGCGCCAAGAATTAGACCTCTTTGCTTGTGTCCGACCGGTCCGTTACTTTAAGGGCGTGCCCAGTCCCCTCAAGGAGCCCGAGAAAACCAATATCACGATTTTTCGGGAAAATACCGAGGATATCTATGCCGGAATCGAATGGGAAGCAGGTAGTCCCCAAGTCAAAAAGGTCATCGATTTCTTGCAGGAAGAAATGGCCGTCCAAAAAATTCGCTTTCCTGAGACCTCGGCCATCGGCATAAAACCGATTTCCATTCAGGGAAGTGAGCGCCTGATTCGCTCGGCCATTGATTATGCCCTGAAAAAAGGTCTCAAAAGGGTCACCCTAGTCCACAAGGGCAATATTCAGAAATTCACCGAAGGTGGTTTTTGCAAATGGGGCTACCAATTGGCTCAACGAGAATATGCGGATGCCTTGGCAGATGGCCGACTAGTCATCAATGACATCATCGCCGACAATTTCTTGCAACAGATTCTCCTTCACCCTGAAAACTTTCAAGTGGTGGCTCTGACCAATCTCAACGGGGACTATGCCAGCGATGCCCTAGCGGCTCAGGTTGGTGGTATTGGTATCTCTCCTGGCGCTAATATCAACTACCAAACAGGCCATGCCATCTTTGAGGCCACCCATGGGACAGCCCCAGATATCGCTGGTCAGGACAAGGCCAATCCTTGCTCCCTCCTTTTATCAGCCGTCATGATGCTGGACTACCTAGGCTGGCAAGAAGCAGGGCAGAGGATAAGTTCTGCCATTGAGGCCTGCATTGGCAATAAGCAGGTCACAGCCGATTTTGCCTCTGCAATGGGAGTAGCACCCCTTTCAACTAGCGACTTTGCCCAGTGCCTGATTGACAAGCTCTGA
- the serC gene encoding 3-phosphoserine/phosphohydroxythreonine transaminase: protein MTVYNFSAGPATLPKPVLEQARDELLDYQGSGMSVLEMSHRSPEFDKIIKDAEKLLRELMAIPDNYKVLFLPGGGSLQFTMVPLNLAQGKKAYYLVGGSWGKKAYNAAVLLSKTVPFEPILLASSEDTVYDHIPDFDPASIDKDAAYVHITTNNTIEGTSIYDLPDTNGVPIVADMSSNILAARYNVEDFALIYAGAQKNIGPAGVTVVIVREDFLNDQPQLSAMLDYQIQADAGSLYNTPPAYNIYIAKLVFEWVKNTIGGVDKMAEINREKSGLLYDYIEQSDFYTSPVKKVKDRSVTNIPFVTPSKDLDAEFVAEADKLGFKNIKGHRSVGGMRASLYNAFPRQGVLDLIDFMKDFEARHK from the coding sequence ATGACTGTTTACAATTTCTCGGCAGGACCTGCTACCCTACCTAAGCCAGTCCTGGAGCAGGCTCGTGATGAGCTACTGGATTATCAAGGTTCCGGAATGTCCGTGCTAGAAATGTCCCATCGCTCTCCAGAATTTGACAAGATTATTAAAGATGCAGAAAAACTCTTGCGAGAGCTGATGGCAATTCCAGATAATTACAAGGTTCTTTTCTTACCAGGTGGAGGCTCTCTGCAATTTACCATGGTGCCCCTCAACCTAGCTCAGGGCAAGAAGGCCTATTATCTGGTCGGTGGTTCTTGGGGCAAGAAGGCCTATAATGCAGCGGTGCTTTTGTCTAAGACCGTTCCATTTGAACCCATCCTTCTAGCTTCTTCAGAAGACACGGTCTACGACCATATTCCTGATTTTGACCCAGCTAGCATTGATAAGGATGCAGCCTATGTCCACATCACCACCAACAACACCATTGAAGGGACCTCTATCTATGACCTGCCCGATACCAATGGTGTGCCAATCGTGGCCGATATGTCTTCTAATATTTTGGCTGCCCGCTATAATGTTGAAGATTTTGCCCTGATTTATGCAGGAGCGCAAAAGAATATTGGTCCAGCAGGGGTCACCGTGGTTATCGTCAGAGAAGATTTTCTCAATGACCAACCCCAGCTGTCAGCCATGTTGGACTATCAGATTCAGGCCGATGCGGGATCTCTCTACAACACCCCACCAGCTTATAATATCTACATTGCCAAACTGGTCTTTGAATGGGTGAAAAATACTATCGGCGGTGTTGATAAGATGGCTGAGATTAATCGTGAAAAATCTGGCCTGCTCTATGATTATATTGAGCAATCGGACTTCTATACCAGTCCTGTCAAGAAGGTCAAGGACCGCTCGGTTACTAATATTCCTTTTGTCACGCCAAGTAAGGACTTGGATGCCGAGTTTGTCGCCGAGGCTGATAAGTTAGGCTTCAAGAATATCAAGGGACACCGTAGTGTCGGTGGCATGCGAGCTAGTCTCTACAATGCCTTTCCTAGACAGGGTGTCTTGGACCTAATTGACTTTATGAAGGATTTTGAAGCTCGCCATAAATAA
- a CDS encoding GNAT family N-acetyltransferase has protein sequence MEIRLAFPNEVEDIMTIIEEARSYLAQSGSDQWQSDYPNKETIFEDVLQGRGWVGLQDGQLLAYAAVIDGHEPAYDAIYDGKWDHNNHRYLTFHRLALADSARGQGLALTFLQGLIEGHDGPDFRCDTHEKNKAMQHILEKLGFHYCGKVVYEGERLAYQKIKSKAEKGFYQEVDEADHHAI, from the coding sequence ATGGAAATTCGTTTAGCTTTCCCTAATGAAGTAGAAGACATCATGACCATTATCGAGGAAGCCAGAAGCTATCTGGCCCAGTCTGGTAGCGACCAATGGCAGTCTGACTATCCCAATAAAGAGACCATTTTTGAGGATGTTCTCCAAGGACGGGGCTGGGTTGGCCTCCAAGATGGTCAACTGTTGGCCTACGCTGCTGTGATTGATGGCCATGAACCAGCCTATGATGCCATCTACGATGGCAAGTGGGATCACAATAATCATCGCTATCTCACCTTTCATCGCCTGGCCCTAGCAGACTCTGCCCGAGGTCAGGGGCTAGCGCTGACCTTCTTGCAGGGCTTGATTGAAGGCCACGATGGCCCGGATTTTCGTTGTGATACCCACGAAAAAAATAAGGCCATGCAACATATTTTAGAAAAACTAGGCTTTCACTACTGTGGCAAGGTCGTCTACGAAGGCGAACGCTTAGCCTACCAAAAAATCAAATCCAAGGCCGAAAAAGGCTTCTATCAAGAAGTGGATGAGGCCGACCACCACGCCATCTAA
- a CDS encoding phosphoglycerate dehydrogenase → MVYSVKTFNNINQLGLKELGNKFQVDGDLAENPDAFIIRSQNLHNTDFPSNLKAIARAGAGTNNIPIDEATQKGIVVFNTPGANANAVKEAVTASLLLSARDYIAANAWVNGLSGDDVAKQVEAGKKQFAGSEIRGKTLGVIGLGAIGARIANDARRLGMSVMGYDPYVSIEAAWNISHHVKRVQDIKEIFANADYITIHVPLTDATRETFNAEAFALMNKGTTVINFARGELVNHQDLFEAIETGVVKRYITDFASQDLLNKDGITVFPHVGGSTAEAELNCAKMASQEIRQFMETGEITNSVNFPNMHQALEAPYRITLINRNVPNIVARISTAVSEANINIANILNRSKGDYAYTLLDLDETDKDKIDALVAAFEASENIIKVRLIQAHK, encoded by the coding sequence ATGGTTTATAGTGTCAAAACCTTTAACAATATTAATCAACTGGGCCTCAAGGAATTGGGCAATAAGTTTCAGGTAGACGGTGATTTGGCAGAAAATCCCGATGCCTTTATTATCCGCAGTCAAAACCTGCACAATACTGACTTCCCAAGCAACCTCAAGGCCATTGCCCGTGCTGGCGCAGGGACCAACAATATCCCTATTGATGAGGCGACCCAAAAAGGGATTGTCGTCTTCAATACCCCAGGAGCCAATGCCAACGCCGTTAAGGAAGCGGTGACGGCTTCCTTACTCTTGTCAGCCCGTGATTATATCGCTGCCAACGCCTGGGTCAACGGACTTTCTGGTGATGATGTGGCTAAGCAGGTCGAAGCAGGCAAGAAGCAGTTTGCTGGAAGTGAAATCCGTGGCAAGACCTTGGGTGTTATCGGTCTCGGTGCTATCGGAGCTCGGATTGCCAATGATGCCCGCCGTCTAGGTATGTCGGTTATGGGTTACGACCCCTATGTCTCTATTGAAGCAGCCTGGAATATTTCCCACCATGTCAAACGGGTGCAAGACATCAAGGAAATCTTTGCCAATGCCGACTACATTACCATTCACGTGCCCTTGACGGATGCTACCCGTGAGACCTTTAATGCTGAGGCTTTTGCCCTGATGAATAAGGGCACCACCGTCATCAACTTTGCTCGGGGTGAATTGGTCAACCATCAAGACCTTTTTGAAGCCATTGAGACGGGCGTGGTCAAACGTTATATTACCGACTTTGCTAGCCAGGACCTTCTCAATAAGGACGGTATCACCGTTTTCCCACATGTCGGCGGTTCGACAGCCGAAGCCGAGCTCAACTGTGCCAAGATGGCCAGTCAGGAAATTCGTCAGTTCATGGAAACAGGCGAAATCACCAACTCGGTCAATTTCCCCAATATGCACCAAGCCTTAGAAGCTCCATATCGCATTACCTTGATTAACCGCAATGTCCCAAATATCGTCGCTCGGATTTCAACAGCGGTTTCTGAGGCCAATATTAATATTGCCAATATCCTTAACCGCTCCAAGGGCGACTACGCCTATACCCTCTTGGACTTGGATGAAACAGATAAAGATAAGATTGATGCCTTGGTGGCAGCCTTTGAGGCTAGTGAGAACATCATCAAGGTTCGCTTGATTCAAGCTCATAAATAG
- a CDS encoding DUF6440 family protein, which produces MDKQALKDYQKDLGQRFYAFGFRVAQGTGAIGATVLYVDRETGIEYLFVGMGGGSLTPLINPDGTPKINEKWRNGEL; this is translated from the coding sequence ATGGATAAACAAGCACTAAAAGACTATCAGAAAGACTTGGGGCAACGCTTTTACGCTTTTGGTTTTAGGGTGGCGCAAGGGACTGGCGCTATCGGAGCGACCGTCTTATATGTGGACAGGGAAACGGGTATTGAATATCTATTTGTTGGCATGGGTGGCGGTAGCCTAACCCCACTCATCAATCCTGATGGAACCCCTAAAATCAATGAAAAGTGGCGCAATGGGGAGCTATGA